The genome window TGGTTATTAATAGGCTAAAAAATAAATTAGCCGCTTTTTTTGTTGATAGTTTATCCCACTCTGGAAGAAACCATGCGCTTATTGGAATACTATTGGCAGAGGTTATTCGCCCTGATTCAACCTCGGAGACGATTTCCTTAAAGGAGTTTAACCCAGACATTATTACCACTACTTAGAAATCTCATGAAGCATTTTTGAATATAGCACAAAGATGTCGGCATTTAAGTGATGAAAGCCAGTACCCCCACCTGGTTTTGATCCTATTTCACCAAAAGAAGAAAAGCCAATAATTGGCGCCCTGAATTTCTTTTTTAAAGATTTAAGATCTTCTACCACATTTTCCTTCAAGACAACCCGACAGGATGCACATAAAATTGCCAAACAAAATGCCGCGGGACCTGTTTCAGAAGTATATTCCATTATATCTTTTGCAACTTCTGCAGGAGCTGAAACTACGTTTTTAGGATCTGCATCCATTATGTACACGGGCCACCCTTCGATGAAGGGCGCTGTAAATGCCATAAAGTCCCCATTTGGTACTCCTCCTGCACGGATTACATAGTTACCATAAAGATCTGGAACACCTAATGGTTTAAGCTGTGTTAATTCTAAATAGTTTTTAACAAACTTTTCCTTTGAAATGCCGAGCTGTTCTGCATACCAATCAACGGGTTTTTTTCCTGAAATACTGGTGACAACATAACCACCTTTATCAACTCCAGAAATATAACCAAATTTATTTAGCCGTTTAGCACCATGCGCCATGGACAAACCATACAAATGACTACATACGTTAACCGTTATTATTAAGCCATCCTTTAGTACTTTTCCAGAGTGAAGAGAATAGATATCATAAGGCTTGCCAGTAAAAAGCTTCTCAAGTTCTACACCAAAACTTCCACCGTAAATGGGTACATCGAGGCCGACTTCATCTGAAATTCCATTAATAATTTTCATTTCTTCCCCCATTTGTGGCAGCTTCATTCCACGAGAGAACGCAAAGACAAAAAATGAAGGAATTTTAACCATCCATTTTACATGAGCATTCTTCATTCGAGTAAATTGTAGATATGGATCTACAAACTTGTCTATGGAAAGTTTTTCCAACGCTTTTGAAACTGCTTCACGGGCTGCTTCACGGGGACTTTTCGAAACATTATCAATCGATGCAACTCCAACATGAAGATAATCACTTTGAATTGAGGCGACAACAATTCCTTTCCTAAACATTTTTTCTTCAAAATAAACAGCGTCTGCACTTCCTCCAACAAACTCTGTACCACCTAAAACCGACATAAGACCTTCGTTAAGTTTATTTGGATCGTAATCTCCTGCAAAGAATACATATGTTATTGTTGGCGCTTTCCCTTTTAGTGGTGCTATAGCAGACATAGCAGCTTCTTTGGCGGCTTTTACTGGATCACTAGAGATGCTATAACCTGTTCCAACAGTTAACGCACTTTCTTTTTCCTTCATAATATTTTTGCCAGCTGTTCGCATTTTTTCACCACCAGAAATGTCCACGTTGATTAGGCTGACTAACCGCGAGCTGGTATTTAAACAAGTCACTATTCTTATCGAAAGTCTCCCTTTTTTTAATCAAAAATGAACACTCTTTATCTCCCGAAGCTAAACATTGGTGTTCCAAGGCTTCAATATTTGGTTCATTGAATAGTAAAGAAAATGCCCCAGCCAGCATGCCCCTCGCGACGTGATCGACCGGGTGTTTTGTCTTTCCGTAAT of Candidatus Diapherotrites archaeon contains these proteins:
- a CDS encoding FIST C-terminal domain-containing protein; the encoded protein is MRTAGKNIMKEKESALTVGTGYSISSDPVKAAKEAAMSAIAPLKGKAPTITYVFFAGDYDPNKLNEGLMSVLGGTEFVGGSADAVYFEEKMFRKGIVVASIQSDYLHVGVASIDNVSKSPREAAREAVSKALEKLSIDKFVDPYLQFTRMKNAHVKWMVKIPSFFVFAFSRGMKLPQMGEEMKIINGISDEVGLDVPIYGGSFGVELEKLFTGKPYDIYSLHSGKVLKDGLIITVNVCSHLYGLSMAHGAKRLNKFGYISGVDKGGYVVTSISGKKPVDWYAEQLGISKEKFVKNYLELTQLKPLGVPDLYGNYVIRAGGVPNGDFMAFTAPFIEGWPVYIMDADPKNVVSAPAEVAKDIMEYTSETGPAAFCLAILCASCRVVLKENVVEDLKSLKKKFRAPIIGFSSFGEIGSKPGGGTGFHHLNADIFVLYSKMLHEISK